From the genome of Ailuropoda melanoleuca isolate Jingjing chromosome 5, ASM200744v2, whole genome shotgun sequence:
AGCAGGACAGGCTGTCTGGAATCTCGGGGTCAGTCTGGGACAGGGGAGCTGGCTCTGCAGGCTTAGCTGTTGGCCTCTGACCTCCCCCCGCCCAGGTCCGGTGGATGATGTACTGGATAGTCTTTGCATTGTTCATGGCGGTGGAGACCTTCACAGACATCTTTATTTCCTGGTATGCATGCAGGGGTCTGTGGGCGGTGGGGAGGTGATGGCCTACTCTTAGCCTGGCTCCTTGGCTAACTTGCCCACCCTGCGCTCTGACAGGTTCCCTTTCTACTATGAGATCAAGATGGCCTTTGTGCTGTGGCTGCTGTCACCTTACACCAGAGGGGCCAGCCTCCTTTACCGAAAGTTTGTCCACCCATCCTTGTCCCGTCATGAAAAGGTACTCTGGGGGGAGTCAGGGAGGGAAACATAGGGGTGGATTTGAAGGAAAGGGCCCTGGACTCGGAGTTCAGGATGCTGGGTGATAATCTGGGTTCTAATCTGAGTCCTGCTGCCGATTTGCTGTGGGACCTTGACAGAAACTAGCCTTTTTCCTCTCTTGTGATAATCGAATGGGAGCACATGTGAATGACCATTTGATTTGTGAAACACCAGCTGGAAGCTGCTTTGGGGATGGTGGGAGGAGGCTGTGCATGGTCACTCACTGAGGTGTGGgaatgggtgggtggggagcCCTGCTCTTGCCGTGGTTGCCAGtgccctggaggtgggggtgggcagggaggcatGGTCCGCAGAGGAGGGGTGACTCCACTGTCCCGCTGAACTCTCCCCCATTCTGCAGGAGATTGACACCTGCATCGTGCAGGCCAAGGAGCGCAGCTATGAGACGGTGCTCAGCTTTGGGAAACGGGGCCTCAACATTGCTGCTTCGGCTGCTGTGCAGGctgccaccaaggtgccctgggccccagccctccagcagccctcccGCCCCCAGTGCCTTTTGGGGGAGTCTAGCTCTCTGTCAGGGAGCCGAGAGAGAGCACCTGACCATGCCAGGGAACAGGGTGAGAGGTGACGGGTCGGGTATTGGCAGGAGGATGGAGCTGGAAGTTCAGACTTCGCTGCATGGGACAGTGACCATGAGCGACCTGCTCTCTGGGCCTTCATTTCCTGTTGGTGCCACAGAGGCACGGGGCTAGAAGGTTACTGAGCTGCTTTCAGTTCTGAGGCCTGGGCCCCAGTCATTACCTGCCAGTCAGCCCTTCATTTCCCTGAGCAGCTGCCCTGACTCAGACCCCTTCCTGCTAGGATCCCCGGCCCCATCCCCCCAGGTGACACGGTGGCTCCCCGTCCCTTGCAGAGTCAGGGTGCGCTGGCCGGAAGGCTGCGGAGCTTCTCCATGCAGGACCTGCGCTCCATCCCTgatgcccctgcccctgcctacCAGGACCCCCTCTACCTGGAGGACCAAGTACCTCGCCGCAGGCCACCCATCGGTGAGTGGGAGAGTGATACGGAGCTGTCTGCTCCGCGGGGGACGCTTCTTCCATGCAAGCTGGGGCTTCCCCAGGGGTTAGAAGAAGGCCTGGCTTGGCCCCAGGCCTTCAGGCTATGGAAATGCCCAGTTTTGCCTCCCTGGCTTCCCTCTCCACCCTACAGGGTACCGGGCAGGGGGGCTGCAGGACAGCGACACCGACGATGAGTGCTGGTCAGATACAGAGGCAGTCCCCCAGCCACCTGCCCGGCCCCGAGAGAAGCCTCTGGGCCGTAGCCAGAGCCTGCGTGTGGTCAAGAGGAAGCCGCCGGTGCGGGAGGTGAGTGGCAAGGAAGGCGTGAGGGAGGTGGGCTGTCCAGGCACTGGAGCCAGACCCCCTCAGGTTTTATCGGCTCTCTCCCTGCAGGGCACCACCTCGCGTTCGCTGAAGGTTCGGACGAAGAAAAAGACCGTTTCTTCAGACATGAACAGCTAGGGTCTGCAGAGCCTGGGCGAGTCTTACCTCTTGCCTTATGGGGCGTTGGGGGCTGTTTGGAGGGGACCTCTGGCTGCGTGTCTGACCTGCGTACACCAGCTGCCCAGGCCGCGTCCTCCTGGCTCCCACTGTTGGTTAAGGGCCAGGTGCTGCCGGGGCCATGCACAGGGCTATGCCTGCAACGTCCCAAAGCAGGCTGGGCCCAGGGTTCTATTTATTGTCTCTCTCATCCTTCTGCCCTCCCGGGTGTGTGGGACCAGAGCCCTTCCCAAAACTCTGCAAGTGAAACCAAAAGTCCACCCAGCTGTGCTCATTCCTTCCTGTCCTTCAAAGTACTTGACAGCCTCCTCcaaggcctgtgtgtgtgtgtgtgtatgtgtgtgtgtgtgtgtgtgtgtgtgtgtcgtggtTGTATGTTTTGTGTTGGTGAATGAGGTCAGGTTTATGCATGTTTtggtaaataaacacataaaagtgTTCTGTTTGTCCTGGTTTGTATTTCTGGTGCTCACAGCACACATTATTAAACAGCCCGCTACAGGCCAGTCCATGCCTAGGATGGGGGCTAAGAGGACGGACAGACTGCCAGAAAGGCCCAGTCTTCTGGGGAAGGTAGCCATTGACATATAGTTGTGATGTGGCGAGTACTGTCACAGGAAGCTCTTGGAAACT
Proteins encoded in this window:
- the REEP4 gene encoding receptor expression-enhancing protein 4 encodes the protein MVSWMICRLVVLVFGMLYPAYASYKAVKTKNIREYVRWMMYWIVFALFMAVETFTDIFISWFPFYYEIKMAFVLWLLSPYTRGASLLYRKFVHPSLSRHEKEIDTCIVQAKERSYETVLSFGKRGLNIAASAAVQAATKSQGALAGRLRSFSMQDLRSIPDAPAPAYQDPLYLEDQVPRRRPPIGYRAGGLQDSDTDDECWSDTEAVPQPPARPREKPLGRSQSLRVVKRKPPVREGTTSRSLKVRTKKKTVSSDMNS